CGGAGTCTATGAAATCATGATTTCCTTCATCACTCCAGAAGTCAACCTTTCAGCAGTCTGACGACTAGCTAGGCAGGATATGATACATTAAAGATTATGACTTTTTCTCCTTCAATGATCAAATTAAAGACTAAACTACAAGACGAAAAGGGACAAGCATTTCCAATTATACAGAAGCATTGACGCATCACGCAAGGCATTCAAACCAAAAGATGACAAGGACTTTGAATTTTTGAAGGAGCTGTCCAGACAGACAGCAGAAGGATAAGAAATTCGATGTTCAAACTAATTGTTTACATGCAAACTATCCTGCAGAAATCATCATTCTACCCTAAATTTAAATCCACCCAACACCCTACATCATACATTATTCTGCTAGCCAATTTCAGCAGCAGAATTTTCCAATTACCCAACAATTCAATGTATTGTTACATCATGACTAGCTACAACCAATAAAAACAATTTTTCACGCAGTAGAATCCACAAAGTGATTCGTCTTCCTTCTATGCCTGCTAAAGTCTGATACAAACCTGAACGACAAGCCACAACCCTCCACCATGCATTTGTATGGACGTTCTCCTGTGTGGAGCCTGATATGTTCAGTCCTCGCCCATGCCCACTTGAATGACATTGAGCAGCCTTTCCACGGGCATTTAAGGGGCCTGTCATCGTCGTGAACCCGTTGATGAACTATTGCATACTTGTGTTTGCTAAATTTCTTCCCACAGCCTTCATAGGGGCAACGGTTGTTTTTGTGCACGCGTAAAGCTTCCTTTGTTGAGAAACCCATGCGACAGCCTTCTAGGTCACACTTGTAAGTCTCCTTGGTTTTTTTCCGCTCCTTGTCCAGGCGAGAAGCTGAAGGTTTCTTTACCTTTTTCATCACCGACCTCTCTTCAGCTGCTTCGCTGACCTCCTCTGAAGTTCTTGGATCTTTCCCCGACCTTGGCCTCAGCCCTTCACAAGGACTCCGGATGAAATCAGCTGCTACACCGACATCCTCCGAAGCTCTTATCTGGTCAAGTTCagtctttctttttcttttctttccaCTGTTTGACTTGGAGCTTATCGTATTAAACTCAATCGCATTTCCCATGGGTTTTTCATCTAGAACGAGAGTATCTCCAGCTACATCATGACTCAAATTTTTCCTGCTAGAGGTTTCTTCCAGAGCTTCAAGACATACTTTCACTGATAAAGCCATAGGCAGCTCCTCTTCTGGTTGTGTAACAAAACTGGGGACGGGTTCTTTCACATTACTGCCAGTTTCATCGGAATTCTCTTGCATTTCAGTGTTAGTCATAGAGTCGGCTCCTCTAGAAGCTTCGGAGCTTTTCTCAACAGCTACTAGAACAGGCTGGTCCACTTCAGGGCGTGTACCGGAACTTGATACGGTTTCCTTCTTACCTCCATTCAAAATGTGCTTTCCCTGAGCCTGTTCTACCGGTAATTCTTCAGTAGCGCATGACGACTCAATAACTTCTAGCACTTCGCTAGGTTTCCTCTCGTTGCCTCTAATAACCACTGAAGCAGTTGCAGCAAGTTCAATTTCATTTTCTGAATGTGAAGAATTAAGGCTCATACCCTCACTGGAATCAACCACCTGCGTTTCATACAACTTTTTAGTAATTCCGACAGATACAGATAAAGAGTCGACTTCAGAACCGCCAATACTTTTAGCAGCAGATGACCCTGTGTTATGCTCAGTAGAAGGTGTCGTGTGAGCTTCTTGTTGGGTGAGGTTCTGACCTGAACTTGACTTGTATCTCTTCCTTGAATACTGAATTACTTTATTTTCCCTTTTCGCAATGTTAGTATCAATGTTTTGGTTTAACTTTTTTGCCAACACCTTATTGTTCTTCAATTCAACCTTCTTATGTGGTTTACTGAGGGTAGGACTTTTTAACACCATTTTAGAGCGAGACCGTCTGAACTTCCACTCGACGTCCAAAATATTAGAATGGGGACTTTTGTCAGAAAACAAACCATCCAACGTTAATGCTTGCTGAACTCGCACAGATGAAGAGTTCTTTCTGAACTTCACGCAATGGCGTAAATTAATACCCAGTTCTGACGTCCAATCTCCTTTACAATTAAGATCTTCTCCATCAATCGCAAAATCTATCAGATTTAGATCTTGTGGGGATGCATTACACAATGTAACCTCGTGGGAATCATAAGGACAACCAATTTCATCTGCCACAGCCATTGACTGAGCCTTCATTTTCTGATAATCTAACAAAAAAAAGGGAGATATTACTAAAGAGATTAACAAATAACTATATGAACATTTTGAATACAAAAGAAACCTTGAGAATGGGAAAAATTATGAATTctgatgataatttttgtaaatgaTCTGTAAAACTAGGCATGCTCTTTACTCTTTAGAAGGGGGGAAAAAAACACGACGAGGGGGGAAAGAGTGGTAAACGTCGAGAAGAAATTTGAAAAAATCGTTTTACAGATAGCATCGTAAAATAACAAGATTGTCTCACCTGAGTGACAAATGACAAGTATGTTTGCTCCACCTTTAGGTCGCAATAGCTCGTCAATTTGCAAAGCATGCTCCAAACAGAAAATGCGAGGTCTGAAAATTTTAGTACAGCTACTCCAAGCTTTATCCAATTCAACTTTTGATAAAGGTGGCGGATGATATGGAGGCGATGGAATACTGGTAAGTGCTGAAGAGGGATAAGTACTTTCAGTTCCTGAGACTTCCAGTCCTGCCTGAACTGAAACTTGGCTTGTAGCGACAAGCTTCTTTGATGCTTTCTCAGATGGCTGTATAATAGACATAAACGGGAACCCAAGAATCCCACAGGCCACACATGCCAGCGTCCCTGAGTCAATTTGGAAATCACTAGATATATCATCCTCATCTACACATAGTTCATTTAGAGTTTCCATGGACAATCTCATCTCGTCATACAAATTATTCTGACTCTTGCTATTTTCATGATGACAGCAGGATGAGTCTTCATTCAGCGTTTTAATAGCAGTGATGGTTGATTGAGACTCCTTATTTCGATGTGGCAGTAAATCAGGGTGCCACAATACTGCATAGTAATTTGATTCTCTTCCCAGAAGAACAGACAGTTTCTTATTTTCAGTTACCATATCTTCTATAAAAGCTTTCTTTACTAAAATTTCTCTTTCTTCCCTTTGACGATCTCTCAAACGAGAACACCGAGCACCTGGTAGTAAAGACCTTGGCACCCTGCCATGAAATAAAAAGAGTTTCAACCTTTATGTAATTAAGACACAACCAAAACTTCATAATCAATAGTTATGGCATTGTTGAACAACTAATATCCATCCCAAGTTTGCTCACATCTACTCTGCAAGAGTCTAGAAGGAATATCGAGACTGCCATAAACATTAAACATGCGAGGAATTAAATCAAAAACTTCTACAACCTTTTGAGTTTTGACTCATAACTTGCCAATTGAAACCCACATTTTTACAAGTTTCAGAAGCAACTACGTCACTGAGAATCTAGCTCAAACTTGGAAGTCTAGAGTTTCAACAATACACGAGAGCTGACCTCAAAACAAAAGACATGGTCAAAAGGTACAATAGCTGCTGATGCGAAAGCATAGGAAGATAATTCATAGCAGCTCTACGAACGGCAGCTTCCTTTGCTACTTTCAGCCATTGTGGAGTTCCAAAGTTAGCAGCCTCTCCGCAATTGAAGCCTAACAGGAAAGAAAATGCTTTAGCAGTCAGTAAAAATATGAGATCAGGGAGTAGCGTTGCATTGTATCAAAGGACAGATCAGGAATATCTCCAAAAAATATGATTGCCTCATGTACAGATGTCATTTAATGTTACTTTAACATAAcacaactctttttaaaaacagaaATTCCGTAAACATTGCAGAAATAGTAGACAATCAAAAAGTTACCGTGGCTGAATCCAACATGGTATGCCCTCGGAAATGTCACAACAAATTCACCAGGATTTTGAACCAACCTAAAAATCAAATAACAATGTACATGGGTAGGACTTAGATAATAAAAAGTCAGAAAATACTGAGCCTCAATGATCCACTAGTACACAAGAGGTGATAACGAAAACTAGAAACCAACCTACAACAAGGGATCCCTGAAGCAACAATGGTATCTGGTGATAGAAGAGTTGTTTTCTCGCCCAGACGACTGAGAGAATCTGAAATAAAAATGCATAGTTATATTAGAACTTAGAAGATAAGATATACAAGCATACACCAACTAATTTGGAACTCAGTCAACCATCAAGGACATAATGAGAAATGTTGAAAAAGATGCATGTCTGGAGCAGAATTTTCTATTGGGAGAAGCTACTAGCTATAGCTCTGAAGATGAGTAGGAAGAGAACTTAGAGGAGAACAAATAAGGAAAATATAATGATGATTTCACAATTCCTAGCGCAAGAAAGTTAAGGGGTGGAACAAATAAACCAAATAATCCACCCTGAAGCTTTTTCTTTTTTATGAGAAGCCATCATGGACTCTACTTTATAGTTTAAACTTAGCTAGCCTAGAACAAAGATTAACTGTCAAATAATTGAGTCAAAATACAAGACATACCTAAACGGTCAATACTGCCGCCGTATATATTAGTGCGAATAAGTTCCTCAAAAGCAAATGCACTGTCTCCTGGGACGGAATACCAGGTTTTTGGAGAGCCATAGTGAAGAAAATTCATACTGTGAAGCTCGTGATCTTCAACATGCCAAGCAAACCAACTAAACAACATGCCAATATACACCATGGGCGATGTAACACCTGGGATATCATCTGGCATGAAACGGGTAAGCGATCCTGGAGAACGTGCAATCAATTGCAGGTTCCATGGACTGTTTGAAATCTTCCAACCAGCAGTACCTTCCATATCATTATTTGCATTTACACTCTTATGCCTTGAAAGTTGAGAAGCTCCATCTGATGACAAACTCGGGAAGAAGTAGATGAGTTAGGAATCTCTGAACATCTAATTTCATCATTATTAACATAAACACCTGTGCTCTTGTGGTCATGGTTGTTGCTTACACTTTCCAATTCATCTTTCTTGGGATCGGAATCTTCTCCAGTCCTACGATAAGACATCCTCTTCCTCCTCTGTCTATGAAAACGCCGAAATTGACCAACTGGTTCTCCAAAAGCAGATCCTGGCACATCATTTGCATATTCAATATAGATAGGCTTCTCAGAAGCTGCCTTCCAAAACAATGACTCTATAACCAATGGCGAAACCTCCTTAACCGTGGCCAGTAAACTTCGAGCAAAAGCCTTCGACTTAGACTCAAACTGTTCCAATGTATAAACCTCTCCACTTTGCCAAACCTGCTTCTGAACAACCAATTTTGGATTATTAGACACTCCTTTGACTTTCTTTACACTCTGTCCTAACTCCTGTTGCCTAGTGGTAAAGACAGCCCTGGCCTCTCCATCACTGCCATTATCGCCACAGCCTGTTTTTGAAGAAGAACATCGGTTCGACGAATTCACATCACTGCCCAAATCAGGGCACTTCAGGAGTGACTTATTCAAGTTACTAAACACAAACTTCTTTGATGGCTTTGGCAAAGGAGGGATTATTTTACATATACCAAATGCACTAGCTTCCTTCTCTATTTTTGATATATAGGCAATTGGGTCAGCGAATTCAGTATCTGTTGGCCTAAACTCGGGTGCCAGAGGTAACCCTTTAAGCCAATTGGGTATCTCAGCATTACCCATCAAAAGAAAACTCCCAAATAATCAATGCAACATCCACGAATTACATATCATGAAGCTCTTATTTAGTCCAGCCACAGAAACCCTAGTCCCTAATCTGCTCAAATTGAAGATTGTGTTTTATCAATTGCCCTGATGAAAGTCAACTTCATAGAGCTAAAATAGTACAAGAAAATCATAAAACAAAACTGAAGAAACAGCAATCAAAACCTGATAGGAGAATTGAATTGTTGGCCTTCGGACCTGGAGAGAAGAACAGGAGACTGGGGGGAGAGAAAGAGAGAGTCCCGGTTTTCGCCTTTGGTAATCTTACACCGGCACAGTTTAAAATTTCGCAATACAATTGTACTAAAATATTTGTGTAGGACACAGCACTCAGTATTTGTTTACTGTTTGTGGACCGTACGATTTACTTTGGCCCATTACGCTGACGACAGATCCGGGTGATTTACAACAACCAGCGCACGTTAGCCCATCGGCGGTTTCGACGAAAACTTAATTTTCTCCCTAAACTACAACACTCGCCCACTTTGGTCcctgattttttttataattatcacTTTCACCATTATTCCATGGAAGATGACGACTGAATCGATTGGATAGCGTTCGACCACAATTTGAACATTATCGATTTATGTCAATTTGTGGGTTTTGTGATAGAAGCTCCAATTCAATTTGCGAATTACTTCAAGAACCCATACGAACAAACCATCTTTCCTTCCTCTACTCGAGCTTTTTTTACTTCCACACAGAGGATGAAGATGCAGCTAAATAACTACAGGAGAACCAATGTTAATAGTTCAATGTGCAGACAGTGTTTCATTCCTCTACAATGTCAATGTTTATCATTCTTTGCCAATAAAGAGAAAACACGGTTTTAGTTTGCATTTGATCGTCCGGCCATCTTTAGACGGGTTCGATTTCACCATCTGCAAAAAGTATCGAGTTCTCATAAGATTACAACTCCAGAAGTTCCTCGAAATTCAGTCATGTTTCAAAAAAGAAAAACGCACCAGCTAGCTTGATACCCAAGTTTGCTTTAGCATCTGCGTCAGAGTTCAGTTCCTTGACAAAGTATGCACAAGGATGTCAAAAAAAATGAGGAATAAGAGCATCTTATTGTACATAACTTATGGAAATGGCATAGAACGTAAAAACAAAAGCATAACGAAATAGAAACATGCATACCCTTAGAACATGACTAATATGAAAAGAAGGGAACTTTTCCTTGAGTTCTTTTGCCTCCTTGTACAAATTAGATAAGTTTTCACTTCTGGCCCTCCATGAACCATCAATCTAAAAGTATTCTCCATAACAAAAATAATCAATAATATGGTCTCGAGCAAAATAATCTACAAACTCAGAGCCAATGAACATATTACACTTGGTGACTAAATTAAATTACCTGCTTGCAAACGAGCTTCGAATCTCCTTGAACATGTACATTAGCATAGCCTCTCGAAAGAGCGTATCTCAATCCCAAGATAACAGCACGATATTCAGCAGCATTATTGGTGACCGTTCCCAAACCTTCACGTAATCTACAGATCTGTCAGAAAAATCGGTTGGAATAAACGACAGATCAAGCAAAAACAAACATAATTCCCAAAAAACGTGATTTTCATGCAAAATGCACTGAGCTTGAACGTAAGAGAGAGCAAGCAGTCTATACCACAGTTCCATCAGGCGATTTGACAACTGCTCCGGCGCCACCTGGACCGGGATTTCCCTTCGATGCACCGTCAAACTCAATACAACAAGAGCCCTGCTAGGATCAAAAATTGTTATTGCTTTTCATCATGAACATCAAGAATCTCTGGACACAAAAAGTTCATACACTAGCATTGAGCACCAATGACAATGATGACCTTTGACAAATAGTTCGAGACCGGTTGACATGGACCACCCATACAATTTTATCTTAATTTCACTGACATTCTAGTCTACATTTCAGAATATTGAGACTACAAACTTACTGAAGATTCTACTTCAAGCACATATTGTGACCACTTTTCGGTTGTGTCCGTACTTAATTTCGGAACAGAGGCTGACGATACCTGATAGAAAGCGGGGAAAGTATCATCACATAGGAAAGATAACAGTAAACAAAAGAGCTAAAATAATAATCAAATATTGCCAACCTTAAAGACCGAACATTTACTAATAAACCAACTACTTATAACATAAATTATTTTCTTCCTCTCTCACAGACAGAAAAATGCAGAGTAATTTTGCTCAGATCATGCTCACTTGTATAGCGCAAGATGAAAGTGAACCGAAAATGTTTTTCGTCAGATCAGAAGCATCGATTGTGTAAAGAGCACCCTTAAGCCCATGAGAGATAAGGTATTCCTCAGCGTCTTTAGGTAAAGAGTAACCTTTGAACACACTGACAGGAGGATCACATATCTGCCAGTGAAAGGAATGATCAGTTTACTCTATCCCTCATCAAATGTCTTTAGGATAGGAAACAAGGCCCTCACACATAAAAATTTAAACAAATGCCTAAATTTCTAACAAATTCAGTATGCATCCACGTTTCAGCAGATTTATATGAAACAAACAGTCACAATTACCAAATACAAAGTGATGAATGAGATTGTCATGGTCTGCTATCTTTAGGATATAACTTCATTAGCTACTTATTAGCAAAAAGCTAAGTAATCAGAGCATATTAAAGAGTGCGAAAAGAATTACTGAAGTTCCAACTTGCGCTTGGCAATCACTGAAATTCTTGTAAACGCCAATGACATCCTCTTTCCTCACGACAAAAAATGCATCCTTCCCTTGGTCTAACACTGCCTTGACTTTTGATTTCCGAGACCGTGTTTTCTTATCAGTTGTAGCGGTTTGAGACGAGAAGCGCTGAGCTCTAAATCGAGTCAGCAGAAGCTCTAAGTTGAAGTTTCTAATTCTAATGGCTTCATGATTGTAACTGTTACTCCAAGCAGAAGAAAAATATGTATGCAAACTACCATTCGCTACTAGTAAATGGCTGCTACTTCTTCTACATATTACGGCACCATACGTAGACACGTGCATCAAGCAGTTCATCATATTCCCTCTTTTATCCCAACTCTGAAATCAAATAAATCCTATGAAAAACGTGCAAATTGGGTAATGAACATTCAAAGACCAGTAATCTCTTCTTCCCAAGTTaaaagaaaaacagaaaagtgGGTAGGTCCTCCCCGAcaaataaaatcaatcaaaggtttTATCAACTTATACTAAACAGCAATGCATTCAGATAAAGGAATAAAATGAGTTGAACCATACCGGTCAATTACGAAGAACTTGTGAGCTACATCATTCACTCACCCCTCTTCTGCCATGGACTCGTGAATGATTCTACTGAGAGAGACAAAGGACGAACAGGGGACGATGGTCCCTATGGATTTTGGGTTTTCGTGGAGCCTAATGGATTTTGGGTCTAAGAAAGAGAGAGCGAGTGCGCGTTGGTCGTGGTCGTGCCCGTGTCACCGATTATCAGTAAAAGCGGGACCAACTTTTCGAATTAATAAAACAATAAGAACCAAAAAATAACTTTGAGCAAATCCTTGGGCCGAGTAGTAACTTACCCGAGTTGTACTGTTGTAGGCTTGTTAAGTTTCCGAGTTgtaattttgtttagaacatccgGAGCTGCAGTATAGTTAAAAGATCCCGAGTTGTATCCTTGTTTAGAATACTCTGACTTGTAACTTTTCTAAAAGATCCCGAGCTGTAGCCTTGTTTAAAATATTCCGACTTGAAACCTTGTTAAAAGGTCCCAAGTTCTAACCTTGTTTAGGATATTCCGacttgtaaacttgttaaaagatCCCAAGTTGAAGCCTTGTTTTGAATATTCCGTCTTGTAAACTTGCAAAAAGAACCCAAATAGTAGACTTTTAGAATCGTTAAAGGATCTCGAGTTGTAGCCTTGTTTAAATTACACCGACTTGTAACCTTGTTAAAAAATTTCGCCTTGTAGCCTTCAATTAGATTATCCCGACTTGTAGCCTTGTTTTGATTATCCCGAATTGTAGCCTTGTAAAAAACCGAGGTTGTAGCCTTGTTTAAATtatcccgagttgtagccttgttaAAAGATCCCCAATAGTAGCCTTGTTTAGATTATTCCAACTTGTACTATTGTTAAAATATCCCGGGTCGTAGCCTTGTTTAGATTACTCCGACTTGTAGCCTTGTTAAAAATTCTAAGTTGTGGCCTCGAATTAACTATCCCGACTTGTAGTCTTGTTTAGAAAATCCCGAGTTGTAAACTTGTTTATATTATCCCTAGTTGTAACCTTGCTAAAATTCCCAAGTTTAGTCGTGTTTCCCGAGTTGTACACTTATTGAAAGATCCCGATTGTAGTCTTATTTAGAATATTTTGACTTGTAGCCTTGTTAAAGGATCCCGGGCTGTAGCCTTGAATTATTATCCCTACTTGTAGCCTTGTCAAAAAATCCTGAGTTGTACCCTTGAATTAAATTATCGCTACTTGTTAAAAATCACCAGTTGTAGCCTTGTTTATATTATCCCTAGTTTTAGCCTTGTTAAAAACTCCGAGTTGTGGCCAGGTTATAGCCTTATTAAACGATCCTGAGTTGTAGCCTTAGTTAGGATATTTCGACTTGTAGCCTTGCTAAAAGATCCCGGGTATAGCCTTGTTTAGATTATCTCGGGTGTAGCCTTGTTTAGGTTATCTCGACTTGTAACCTTGTTAAAAGATCCCGATTTGTAGCATTGTGTAGAGCATCCCGACTTGTGATCTTGTTAAAATGTTTCTCGAGTTGTAATTTTGTTGCCTTTGAAAATGGATTTCTTTTCCTCTCAATCGAAGCTCTTACTTTACTTTTCTGACTTGAGAAGTTAACGAGAGAGGGAAAGAGCTGTGTAAtagatttttttaatattaaatgaGTACGGGTGGAAATTTAATTGTTCaatcaatactaatactaatatattgATACTGAATATACAATTAAGAATGACTACTTTCATCACATCACATGCAGCATTATCTTAAAATACAAAATTCATTTATTAACATGTCCTTCAAAATACATAAATTATTTATATGAAtccttataattaattttaataaaaagaaatATCATTTAGGAAATAAAATTAATCAACAATATTGAAACAtaaaattattaacataaaaacaaataaaattacATGAATTAACTTATTAAACATTACTAAATATTTCGTGCAATGCAATGTACGGATCCGAGAAAAAACTAGTTTTCGATATTGATGATTTGGATTAAGTGTGGTTGATGTGCCACGTGTCAAAATTTTATGGGTTCGTTAGTTGACATGCATGAGTTGGCGCCACACGGTGCGACGTATGTGCCACCTATGAAAAATTGACGGTGAGGAACTTGTTTGGTCGGCGGTCGCTATCCAAAAACGTGAAGGTTTCTTAGATTAACAAAAAAACGAAAAAGATTAAAAAAGTATTATGAATAAAACGTGAGGGACAAAAAGTTGGGTGTTCTCATTAATGGGGATACCTTAACCACATGGGCTTCCAAAATCTGATTTAATAGGGAAAAACACTTCGAGAAATTTTGTAAAAATGAGAAAGACTCTATATTATTATGCTCATTGAAAATTAGGAACCATTGAGATGCAATGATCTCCAATCCGTGATGATAAATGAAAAGGGAAAAACAATTGTAGAAAAAAAATACATATCTTAACTACTTTTTTTTATGATAACATATGTTAACTACTTAGAAGATATCATTAGCAATATATTTCTGATGTTGATGAGAAAAGAATGATGTCTCAGAGTTTGACTaataattacacaaatatatccttATACATAGGTTACATTGATGTTAAATTTCTAATACAACAAGAATAAACAAAGAAACATATAATTCATTCAAAAATAAGAAAATTGTTCAAGAAAACATTTGATTTACTTCACCATAGCTATATGCGTATTATATTTGTAACTTGAATGCATATGATCATCTTCAAAAAAAACTTGAATGCATAACAATATTTCCATTAACCTATCCATGCAGAAGGCTATATATATAAGCCATTCAATATTGTACTATGAAACACAGCCCTAATAGCTAGAGCTCCACTTACGAAAGAaattaagaaaataaaaataatgaaatcttCTTTCATTTATGCCATTCTAATCTTTTATTTATTTCTCTCATCAGGTTTGTTTATTGTTTATGTCTTTTATCTAAAAGTATAGGTTAATACACGCGgttttctttcaaatgtatgatCAGTGTAGAACGAatgagtgattttttttttttttcttttgaccaTAAATGTCTCGAGGTGGATACTTAATCATTTCATTCAAAGTCGACTTATTCTTAATTGAATTGATTATGATCGGTTAAAAAGTTTCAGAATCAACTTCTAGACAAACTTGATCAAGATGGCTTAAAAAAAGTTTGCAAATGAAATTAATTGCATGAAAGTTGTCAATCTAGATTGGTTCACTTGATTTAGTCATTTCTCTGTAACAAATTGGCTTTTGTTTTTTAGTTTTATTTGTTTAGGGGTCTAGATTAACATAATTGATCAAAATACTTTAATTTAGTTTGATTTAGTCAATTTGAGTAGCTTCAAATATATAACACATCGATCAAATATAACATTTTGTATATGAATGAATGATATATAACCTAGTTATATACATTAATCTActgttatatattacaatatagttGTTGGAGAGGAGACTTCTCAAGTGAAAAGATGTATTgaaatactacctccgtctcattataTTAAAAAATTTGTATCTATTTTAAGACGGAAATAGTATTATCTAAGAGTGAATGTACACTTCAAGATTGTGAAAAGAAGTGTTTTGAAAAACACCAATCACGAATGTGTCGTAAATCCGACTATGACAGATTACTCTTGCGTTTGTGCTTACAATTGTTGATCCAAATCTTTagctattatagtattattattattatttattttattttattgaaattattattattattattattattattattattattattattatttaacagaTTTAATCAATAAGACATAAGAGTCTATGTTAGATTTATTAATTAGCTTATGTCAAATTGTAATAAACTAGTCAGCGAGTCCGTCCGTTGGACGAAAAGTCCGTACTTTAAAAATAAAtagtttaaatatatattaaaaaaattatataataattatttgcattaaatattattaaatttatgtCAAATATTATATCAAAAGAAAATTATTTTAACTTTAAATCAATTAgaattattttgattttatttcaaaatctacaatcctattagaattaaaaaaaaattaaaaataagatatgtccattttaattaataataggaaaaaaaatatagcgaatttttattaggaataataatttaataaaaaaatttgaaaaaaattaatatatattttaatttgattaagaataattttttttaacaatatGCCCGTTTGAATAGAAAAAAAGGAATATGTGCCCGTTTTATTTAGGAATAGAAAAAAAGAATATAATGGATTTTAATTAGGAAAAATTTTAAAATAAGAAGATTAGAAAaaatatagtgtattataattttGTTAGGAATATgtttttattgtgttttgatttccTAATTAGAATAGGAAAAATCATAGACTTAAAATTGTAATTTGAAACGTAATTAAACTCAAAGTTCTAAATGAGAAATATAGTTTaataaaaaattagaaaaaataatatatattattatttgattaggaatattttttttaacaatatGCCCGCTTGAATAGGAAAAAAGAATATACTGAAATtttattacgaaaaattatttaataaaaaaataaaaaatatagtgtattataattttattagga
This genomic interval from Rutidosis leptorrhynchoides isolate AG116_Rl617_1_P2 unplaced genomic scaffold, CSIRO_AGI_Rlap_v1 contig248, whole genome shotgun sequence contains the following:
- the LOC139882250 gene encoding LOW QUALITY PROTEIN: lysine-specific demethylase ELF6-like (The sequence of the model RefSeq protein was modified relative to this genomic sequence to represent the inferred CDS: inserted 1 base in 1 codon) → MGNAEIPNWLKGLPLAPEFRPTDTEFADPIAYISKIEKEASAFGICKIIPPLPKPSKKFVFSNLNKSLLKCPDLGSDVNSSNRCSSSKTGCGDNGSDGEARAVFTTRQQELGQSVKKVKGVSNNPKLVVQKQVWQSGEVYTLEQFESKSKAFARSLLATVKEVSPLVIESLFWKAASEKPIYIEYANDVPGSAFGEPVGQFRRFHRQRRKRMSYRRTGEDSDPKKDELESVSNNHDHKSTGVYVNNDEIRCSEIPNSSTSSXSLSSDGASQLSRHKSVNANNDMEGTAGWKISNSPWNLQLIARSPGSLTRFMPDDIPGVTSPMVYIGMLFSWFAWHVEDHELHSMNFLHYGSPKTWYSVPGDSAFAFEELIRTNIYGGSIDRLDSLSRLGEKTTLLSPDTIVASGIPCCRLVQNPGEFVVTFPRAYHVGFSHGFNCGEAANFGTPQWLKVAKEAAVRRAAMNYLPMLSHQQLLYLLTMSFVLRVPRSLLPGARCSRLRDRQREEREILVKKAFIEDMVTENKKLSVLLGRESNYYAVLWHPDLLPHRNKESQSTITAIKTLNEDSSCCHHENSKSQNNLYDEMRLSMETLNELCVDEDDISSDFQIDSGTLACVACGILGFPFMSIIQPSEKASKKLVATSQVSVQAGLEVSGTESTYPSSALTSIPSPPYHPPPLSKVELDKAWSSCTKIFRPRIFCLEHALQIDELLRPKGGANILVICHSDYQKMKAQSMAVADEIGCPYDSHEVTLCNASPQDLNLIDFAIDGEDLNCKGDWTSELGINLRHCVKFRKNSSSVRVQQALTLDGLFSDKSPHSNILDVEWKFRRSRSKMVLKSPTLSKPHKKVELKNNKVLAKKLNQNIDTNIAKRENKVIQYSRKRYKSSSGQNLTQQEAHTTPSTEHNTGSSAAKSIGGSEVDSLSVSVGITKKLYETQVVDSSEGMSLNSSHSENEIELAATASVVIRGNERKPSEVLEVIESSCATEELPVEQAQGKHILNGGKKETVSSSGTRPEVDQPVLVAVEKSSEASRGADSMTNTEMQENSDETGSNVKEPVPSFVTQPEEELPMALSVKVCLEALEETSSRKNLSHDVAGDTLVLDEKPMGNAIEFNTISSKSNSGKKRKRKTELDQIRASEDVGVAADFIRSPCEGLRPRSGKDPRTSEEVSEAAEERSVMKKVKKPSASRLDKERKKTKETYKCDLEGCRMGFSTKEALRVHKNNRCPYEGCGKKFSKHKYAIVHQRVHDDDRPLKCPWKGCSMSFKWAWARTEHIRLHTGERPYKCMVEGCGLSFRFVSDFSRHRRKTNHFVDSTA
- the LOC139882252 gene encoding uncharacterized protein, which produces MMNCLMHVSTYGAVICRRSSSHLLVANGSLHTYFSSAWSNSYNHEAIRIRNFNLELLLTRFRAQRFSSQTATTDKKTRSRKSKVKAVLDQGKDAFFVVRKEDVIGVYKNFSDCQAQVGTSICDPPVSVFKGYSLPKDAEEYLISHGLKGALYTIDASDLTKNIFGSLSSCAIQVSSASVPKLSTDTTEKWSQYVLEVESSGSCCIEFDGASKGNPGPGGAGAVVKSPDGTVICRLREGLGTVTNNAAEYRAVILGLRYALSRGYANVHVQGDSKLVCKQIDGSWRARSENLSNLYKEAKELKEKFPSFHISHVLRELNSDADAKANLGIKLAGAFFFFET